The Nitrospira sp. genome window below encodes:
- a CDS encoding OmpA family protein, which translates to MITKLIAFAFLFTLTVNGQELSLAAADQSIAENQPTTMRSDNGQSSPMAMLVAFLKPADVRQAQQDNEGGSYVHKIDSDDTSPAASTASITPITSITVDAPQSQVSEADKETMRLEQLLEQLTIKEKELALLRERTAAAANQVNVEKTRAETLEAQLNQKEQELAGLCTQRDTHQEMSQELNRTKSRLELAKQQVNDIERQFVISNDQLDEAMQRIADLDLMLVAKEQEYQLAKANLDLEIAARDAQLTQAKRLLASLGKSLPKLAKQDPSNKNAVPRQAVATARATIDLTKVNEKLVTALQDELKRGSVVLEQRGDKLTLALSSGELFPKGRATMTPTGTSLVKRIGVALRKFRPQSVEVAGHTDSTPVKYDTRRPYKDNTELSRARAEHAGKALIKGGVAADRVRAVGYADSRPIATNDTEEGRSKNRRVEIVVSQSPEPIASAGEKDAQGASTSQNTSPYGGMVRKVVNR; encoded by the coding sequence ATGATTACAAAGCTAATCGCCTTCGCCTTTCTCTTCACCCTCACGGTGAATGGACAGGAATTGAGTCTGGCCGCCGCCGATCAGTCTATTGCCGAGAACCAGCCGACCACCATGCGATCGGACAATGGTCAGAGTTCACCCATGGCCATGCTCGTCGCGTTCCTGAAACCGGCGGATGTTCGGCAGGCCCAACAGGACAACGAGGGGGGCTCGTACGTCCATAAAATCGACAGCGACGATACCTCTCCTGCTGCTTCAACCGCCTCGATTACTCCTATTACTTCCATTACCGTAGACGCTCCCCAGAGCCAGGTTTCGGAGGCAGACAAAGAGACCATGCGGTTGGAGCAACTCTTAGAGCAGCTCACAATCAAGGAGAAGGAGTTGGCCCTCCTGCGAGAAAGAACGGCAGCGGCGGCGAATCAGGTGAATGTCGAGAAGACCCGCGCGGAAACGTTGGAAGCGCAGCTGAATCAAAAGGAGCAGGAACTCGCGGGGCTCTGCACCCAACGAGACACCCACCAAGAAATGTCGCAGGAGTTGAACCGGACAAAGAGCAGACTGGAGTTGGCCAAACAGCAAGTCAACGACATCGAGCGACAATTTGTCATCAGCAACGACCAGCTCGACGAAGCGATGCAACGCATTGCGGACCTCGATTTGATGTTGGTGGCGAAAGAGCAAGAATACCAGCTGGCCAAGGCCAACCTGGACTTGGAAATCGCCGCTCGAGACGCTCAGCTGACACAGGCGAAGCGCTTGCTTGCGAGCCTGGGGAAGAGCTTACCGAAGCTGGCCAAGCAGGATCCCTCAAACAAGAATGCGGTTCCTCGGCAAGCCGTCGCGACGGCACGAGCTACGATCGACCTCACCAAGGTCAACGAGAAATTGGTGACCGCGCTCCAGGATGAGCTCAAACGGGGCAGCGTGGTGTTGGAGCAACGCGGAGACAAGTTGACCCTTGCGTTGTCGTCGGGCGAACTGTTCCCCAAAGGGCGAGCGACTATGACACCGACGGGAACCTCCTTGGTCAAGCGAATCGGCGTGGCCTTGCGTAAATTTCGTCCTCAAAGCGTCGAAGTTGCTGGACATACTGACAGCACACCGGTCAAGTACGATACTCGGCGGCCCTATAAGGACAACACTGAGCTCTCTCGGGCGCGGGCCGAACATGCCGGCAAGGCTCTGATCAAGGGTGGGGTAGCTGCCGACCGAGTCAGAGCTGTCGGGTATGCGGACTCCCGTCCCATCGCGACCAACGACACGGAGGAAGGTCGGAGCAAGAACCGACGGGTCGAGATTGTTGTCAGCCAGTCGCCTGAGCCGATCGCTTCCGCTGGTGAAAAGGATGCTCAAGGCGCAAGCACCAGCCAAAACACTTCCCCATATGGAGGAATGGTTCGAAAAGTCGTGAACCGCTGA
- a CDS encoding DUF2628 domain-containing protein: MMMCRQCNQQNPDEAQFCHQCGTKLAETKPVAEAVPEAPAAQPIQDDETLWRQFIGPNADHYLTVFKKFSSHGRPKFALSWNWPAFLYISFLWFLYRKMYLHAFVYAVGPMISTYLTGDFSAGIVWSIMAGATANYLYYWHCREHVGDIKKADRVDRAAQETALKESGGVQPYVIWVGVFFYIIFLATLMKMIQEGPPDLDKSPGRPAKQAVRLSQT; this comes from the coding sequence ATGATGATGTGCAGACAGTGCAATCAACAGAACCCCGACGAGGCCCAATTCTGTCATCAGTGCGGAACCAAACTGGCTGAGACCAAGCCTGTCGCCGAGGCCGTCCCTGAGGCTCCCGCCGCTCAGCCGATTCAGGACGACGAGACGTTGTGGCGCCAATTCATCGGCCCCAACGCCGACCACTACCTGACCGTATTTAAGAAATTTTCATCACACGGCCGGCCGAAGTTCGCCCTCTCGTGGAACTGGCCGGCGTTTCTCTACATTTCCTTCCTGTGGTTTCTGTACCGGAAGATGTACCTGCACGCGTTCGTCTATGCGGTCGGCCCGATGATTTCGACCTATCTCACGGGAGATTTTTCCGCTGGCATTGTCTGGAGCATCATGGCGGGAGCAACCGCGAACTATCTGTATTATTGGCATTGCCGAGAGCACGTCGGGGACATCAAGAAAGCCGATCGGGTGGATCGTGCCGCGCAAGAAACCGCATTGAAAGAATCGGGCGGGGTACAGCCCTACGTCATCTGGGTCGGCGTGTTTTTCTACATCATCTTCCTGGCGACACTGATGAAGATGATTCAAGAAGGCCCGCCCGATCTGGATAAATCGCCCGGCCGACCGGCCAAGCAAGCAGTCCGGCTGTCACAGACTTGA
- a CDS encoding nucleotidyltransferase family protein — MYILHLSKSSLTRDEAIRRLQAVESEIRCLGVRRLALFGSVLRNEARPDSDVDVLVEFAPREKSFDRFMALADLLEDTLEHRVEVVTTESLSPFIGPHILAAATDVLRAA; from the coding sequence GTGTATATTCTCCACCTGAGCAAAAGTTCTCTCACCCGTGACGAGGCGATCCGGCGGCTGCAAGCCGTTGAGTCCGAGATTCGATGCCTCGGCGTTCGTCGGCTAGCGCTCTTCGGATCCGTGCTTCGCAACGAGGCTCGCCCCGACAGTGATGTTGATGTGCTTGTCGAGTTCGCTCCGAGAGAGAAGAGCTTCGATCGCTTCATGGCGCTGGCGGATCTGCTCGAAGACACGTTGGAGCACCGGGTTGAGGTGGTCACCACTGAGTCACTCTCACCTTTTATTGGGCCGCACATCTTGGCCGCGGCAACGGATGTCCTTCGAGCCGCGTGA
- a CDS encoding 2,3-bisphosphoglycerate-dependent phosphoglycerate mutase, with product MARLVLLRHGESQWNLENRFTGWVDVPLSAKGVEEAKQAGEKLRGFAFDRAFSSVLTRANETLRIVLEVLGQTTIPVEKDKALNERMYGDLQGLNKAETAKKYGDAQVKIWRRSYDVKPPGGESLKDTAERTLPYYAKMIKPHLLKGETIIIAAHGNSLRALVMELDQLSREEVLELNIPTGVPLLYEFDKTGKVLSHRYL from the coding sequence ATGGCGCGATTAGTCTTGCTTCGACATGGGGAATCGCAATGGAACTTGGAGAACCGGTTTACCGGCTGGGTGGACGTGCCGCTCTCCGCAAAAGGTGTCGAAGAAGCCAAGCAAGCCGGCGAGAAGCTCCGCGGGTTTGCCTTTGACCGGGCCTTCTCCTCCGTCCTCACCCGGGCCAATGAAACGCTGAGAATTGTACTGGAAGTCCTCGGGCAAACGACTATTCCCGTTGAAAAAGACAAGGCGCTGAACGAACGGATGTATGGAGACCTCCAAGGTCTGAATAAGGCCGAAACCGCCAAGAAGTACGGTGACGCGCAAGTGAAAATCTGGCGCCGAAGTTATGATGTGAAACCGCCTGGTGGAGAGAGCCTGAAAGATACGGCCGAACGCACCTTGCCGTACTATGCGAAGATGATCAAACCTCATCTGCTGAAGGGAGAGACCATCATCATTGCCGCGCATGGCAACAGTCTTCGTGCGTTGGTGATGGAGCTGGACCAATTGTCGAGGGAAGAGGTCCTTGAGCTGAACATTCCGACCGGCGTGCCGCTGCTCTATGAATTTGACAAAACCGGCAAGGTGCTCTCGCACCGCTATCTGTAA
- a CDS encoding lytic transglycosylase domain-containing protein — protein MMTCRKQSLLPTIAISFTILLIGSSVSAALDQTDTNGQQPESEKDLLLPEVLDSQPEPEDRLVILPEIKREGERFFLSSFKLPDKITFAGVPVPLDNWQVRERVEYEFYQFLEDAGESIILAKRTGRCFPPAEKQLSDAGLPDDLKYMLLVESKCISAAYSRAKASGPWQFIPSTGRRYRLKSDAVRDERRNLEMSTEAAVKYLKYLKDFQDNDWFLAMASYNAGEERIRKLLKEQKISDYWKMHGPRETLRYVPRIIAAKEIYSQPEKYLGLTKKDLYMPLEIETITVNIKESHRAMTSIAEEFGTYLLELKMLNPEFKKDVLPHGTYQIRVPRQTCPSRCFKQEKIP, from the coding sequence ATGATGACCTGCCGCAAGCAATCCTTACTTCCTACGATTGCGATTAGTTTCACTATCCTATTGATAGGCAGTTCAGTATCGGCGGCACTCGACCAAACAGATACGAATGGCCAACAACCAGAAAGCGAGAAGGATCTTCTCTTGCCCGAGGTGCTGGACTCACAACCGGAACCGGAGGATCGGCTGGTCATTTTACCGGAGATCAAACGCGAGGGAGAGCGGTTCTTTCTGAGTTCATTCAAGCTGCCCGACAAGATCACATTTGCTGGAGTACCGGTTCCTCTGGATAATTGGCAGGTGAGAGAACGGGTCGAATACGAGTTCTATCAATTTTTGGAAGATGCAGGTGAAAGCATCATCCTCGCCAAACGGACCGGACGTTGTTTCCCTCCTGCCGAAAAGCAGCTGTCCGATGCCGGTTTACCGGATGATCTCAAATATATGTTGCTGGTCGAGAGCAAGTGCATTTCAGCCGCCTACTCGAGAGCCAAGGCGTCCGGTCCATGGCAATTCATCCCCTCCACCGGACGCCGGTATCGACTGAAGAGCGACGCAGTCCGAGATGAACGTCGAAATCTCGAAATGTCCACCGAAGCGGCCGTGAAGTACCTCAAGTACCTCAAGGATTTTCAGGACAACGATTGGTTCTTGGCTATGGCCTCCTACAACGCCGGCGAGGAACGAATCCGCAAGCTGCTCAAGGAGCAAAAAATTTCCGACTATTGGAAGATGCATGGCCCACGCGAGACCCTGCGGTATGTCCCCCGTATCATCGCCGCGAAAGAAATTTACTCCCAACCGGAGAAGTATCTCGGGTTGACCAAGAAGGATCTCTACATGCCGCTTGAGATTGAAACCATCACAGTGAATATTAAGGAATCCCATCGCGCGATGACCTCGATCGCCGAAGAATTCGGCACGTACCTCCTCGAGCTCAAGATGCTGAATCCTGAGTTTAAGAAAGATGTGCTCCCTCATGGCACCTATCAAATCCGCGTGCCCCGGCAGACCTGTCCTAGCCGCTGTTTCAAACAAGAAAAGATTCCCTAG
- a CDS encoding AbrB/MazE/SpoVT family DNA-binding domain-containing protein, protein MAVQKLSSKNQIVIPKEARQAMGVKGGDELLVVVKDDLTLIMPKPKRYAKVLQGLAKGTYPSDYLKRERRSW, encoded by the coding sequence ATGGCTGTTCAGAAGCTCAGTAGTAAAAATCAAATTGTCATCCCGAAAGAAGCTCGGCAAGCGATGGGCGTGAAGGGGGGGGATGAATTGTTGGTGGTCGTCAAGGACGACCTGACGCTGATCATGCCGAAGCCGAAACGGTATGCCAAGGTCTTGCAGGGGCTTGCCAAGGGGACCTATCCCAGCGACTACCTGAAGCGAGAGCGACGATCGTGGTAG
- a CDS encoding argininosuccinate synthase translates to MKPKPIKKIVLAYSGGLDTSVILKWLQETYQAEIIAFCADLGQGEDLKAVKTKAQTLGVKKVYVEDLRETFVKDYVFPMLRGNAMYEGCYLLGTSIARPLIARRQAEIAIKEGAEAVSHGATGKGNDQVRFELTYMALAPHLKIIAPWREWTMRSRRELIEYADRHGIPVTATKAKPYSTDPNLFHISYEGGILEDPWESPPDEIFQMTVSPEKAPDKPQEVEIEYQAGNPVAVDGRKMSPAALLAQLNKLGGAHGIGRVDLVENRYVGMKSRGVYETPGGTILHVAHRGLESLTMDREVLHFRDSLIPRFAGLIYNGYWFSPEREMIQTAIDDAQKDVSGVARVKLYKGSCTLAGRKSKQSLYRLDIATFEEDDVYNQKDAEGFIRLNALRLKIRAQRRKASS, encoded by the coding sequence ATGAAACCAAAACCGATCAAGAAAATCGTCCTGGCCTATTCCGGCGGACTGGATACATCCGTCATCCTCAAATGGTTGCAGGAAACCTATCAAGCCGAGATCATCGCATTTTGCGCCGACCTTGGCCAGGGGGAAGATCTGAAGGCGGTCAAGACCAAGGCCCAAACGCTCGGCGTCAAGAAGGTCTATGTCGAGGATCTTCGGGAAACCTTCGTGAAAGACTATGTGTTCCCGATGTTGCGAGGGAATGCGATGTATGAGGGCTGCTACCTCCTTGGGACATCGATCGCTCGCCCGCTGATCGCTCGCCGACAGGCTGAAATCGCGATCAAAGAGGGCGCCGAAGCGGTGTCTCACGGCGCCACGGGGAAGGGTAACGATCAGGTACGTTTCGAGCTGACCTACATGGCGCTCGCACCTCACTTGAAGATCATCGCGCCTTGGCGGGAATGGACCATGCGTTCTCGGCGCGAACTGATTGAGTATGCCGATCGCCACGGCATTCCTGTGACCGCGACCAAAGCCAAGCCCTACAGCACGGACCCAAATCTGTTTCACATCAGCTACGAAGGCGGCATTCTTGAGGACCCCTGGGAATCGCCGCCGGATGAAATATTCCAGATGACCGTCTCACCGGAAAAGGCACCGGATAAACCGCAGGAAGTCGAAATCGAGTATCAGGCGGGCAACCCCGTCGCGGTCGACGGCAGGAAGATGAGCCCCGCGGCCTTACTAGCTCAGCTCAACAAATTGGGCGGTGCACACGGAATCGGCCGAGTCGACCTGGTGGAAAACCGCTACGTCGGGATGAAGTCGCGTGGGGTGTATGAAACGCCGGGAGGAACGATTTTGCACGTGGCGCATCGCGGACTCGAATCCTTGACGATGGACCGCGAAGTCCTCCACTTCCGGGACAGCTTGATCCCACGATTTGCAGGCCTGATCTACAACGGCTATTGGTTCAGCCCTGAGCGCGAAATGATACAAACTGCGATCGATGACGCACAGAAGGACGTCAGCGGCGTCGCACGAGTCAAACTCTACAAGGGAAGCTGTACGCTGGCCGGACGTAAATCCAAACAGTCCCTCTATCGCCTCGACATCGCGACGTTCGAGGAAGATGACGTGTATAACCAGAAGGATGCGGAAGGGTTCATCCGATTGAACGCATTGCGACTGAAGATTCGCGCGCAGAGAAGGAAAGCCTCGTCCTGA
- a CDS encoding PIN domain-containing protein, with protein sequence MVGTPLSQGLPTQRQRIGLDTNVFIYFLEDHPRYGVWCATLFDLIERGQNPAVTSTVTLLELLVQPYRDQKEELTQKIFALSTTYPKLEWVSLTMNLADRAAELRARYRLSTPDAIQLATAIGHKAVRFYGNDHGLRRVKEIECIIVDDLV encoded by the coding sequence GTGGTAGGAACGCCCCTGTCCCAAGGTCTTCCCACCCAACGCCAACGCATCGGTCTTGACACCAATGTCTTTATCTATTTCCTGGAAGACCATCCACGGTATGGGGTTTGGTGTGCAACTCTGTTCGATCTCATTGAACGGGGGCAGAATCCCGCGGTCACGTCGACCGTGACCCTTCTGGAGCTCTTGGTTCAGCCGTATCGTGATCAGAAGGAGGAATTGACTCAAAAGATTTTTGCTCTGAGCACCACCTATCCAAAGCTCGAGTGGGTCTCACTGACGATGAATCTGGCTGATCGAGCCGCTGAGTTGCGTGCCCGCTACCGTCTCAGCACGCCGGATGCTATACAGCTCGCAACGGCCATCGGCCATAAAGCCGTTCGTTTTTACGGGAATGATCACGGGCTGCGGCGAGTCAAAGAGATTGAGTGCATCATCGTGGATGACCTGGTCTAG
- a CDS encoding acetylornithine transaminase: protein MPSQNLRDDADKYLMQTYNRQPITIVRGRGAKIYDLEGREYIDFVGGIAVNVLGHGHPDLVQAIQRQAVQLIHTSNLYYTEPQVTLAKMLIDHSFADRVFFCNSGAEANEAAIKLARRYGHERHGPDRFEVITMKNSFHGRTLATLTATGQEKVQKGFEPLMPGFAYAPFNDFGAIESMVSEKTAAIMLEPIQAEGGVYVADRDYLRKLRDLCTQRDILLILDEIQTGMGRTGTFFAHEQLGVIPDIMTLAKGLAGGVPIGACLAKDSVAAAFTPGSHASTFGGNPLACAAALAVCRVLLEGKVLDQARRMGEYLAKGLADCKDRHRIVKEVRGLGLLQGMELEADARAVVADALARGLLINAATERVLRFVPPLVITQPEVDKLVELLDILLNQRTTAGKESPH, encoded by the coding sequence ATGCCGAGCCAAAACCTGAGAGACGATGCCGACAAATATCTCATGCAGACCTATAATCGCCAGCCGATCACGATTGTACGAGGCCGTGGTGCAAAGATCTACGATCTGGAGGGGCGAGAGTACATCGATTTTGTCGGTGGGATCGCTGTCAATGTGTTGGGACATGGTCATCCTGACCTGGTTCAGGCCATCCAACGCCAAGCTGTGCAACTGATTCATACCTCGAACCTCTACTACACTGAGCCTCAAGTGACATTGGCGAAAATGTTGATAGATCATTCGTTTGCCGACCGTGTGTTCTTCTGCAACAGTGGGGCGGAGGCCAACGAGGCGGCGATTAAACTGGCGAGGCGGTATGGGCATGAACGGCATGGGCCCGACCGCTTTGAAGTCATCACGATGAAGAATTCATTCCATGGCCGCACGCTGGCCACGCTCACCGCCACGGGACAGGAGAAGGTACAGAAGGGTTTTGAACCGCTGATGCCGGGATTTGCTTACGCACCGTTCAATGATTTCGGCGCGATCGAGTCCATGGTTAGTGAGAAGACCGCGGCGATCATGCTGGAACCGATTCAGGCGGAAGGCGGCGTGTATGTGGCCGACCGGGATTATCTGAGAAAGCTGCGTGACCTCTGTACGCAACGGGACATCTTGCTCATCCTCGATGAAATTCAGACAGGCATGGGGAGAACCGGTACCTTCTTCGCCCATGAACAACTCGGCGTGATACCCGATATCATGACCCTCGCAAAAGGTCTCGCGGGCGGAGTGCCGATCGGAGCCTGTCTGGCAAAAGACTCGGTGGCCGCAGCATTTACTCCCGGCTCTCATGCGTCGACGTTCGGCGGGAACCCCTTGGCCTGTGCCGCGGCGCTGGCCGTGTGCCGGGTGCTGCTTGAAGGAAAGGTGCTGGACCAAGCGCGACGCATGGGCGAGTACCTGGCAAAAGGGTTGGCCGATTGCAAAGACCGTCATCGCATCGTGAAGGAAGTGCGAGGCCTTGGTCTCTTGCAAGGCATGGAGTTGGAGGCCGACGCGCGGGCAGTGGTGGCCGATGCGCTTGCCCGCGGCCTGCTGATCAATGCCGCAACCGAGCGGGTGCTGCGCTTTGTGCCGCCCTTGGTGATCACACAGCCTGAAGTGGATAAGCTCGTCGAACTCCTCGACATCCTGCTCAACCAGCGCACAACGGCGGGAAAAGAGTCACCTCACTGA
- a CDS encoding DUF86 domain-containing protein, whose protein sequence is MTYERFAADETLRRAFVRSLEIIGEAVKNLPEEFRASHPEVGWRPIAQMRDRLIYGYFGVDYQLVWDVVREKLPELERSIQRIIDSQQA, encoded by the coding sequence CTGACCTATGAGCGTTTCGCAGCTGATGAGACGTTGCGACGTGCGTTCGTGCGGAGCTTGGAAATTATCGGCGAAGCGGTGAAGAACCTGCCCGAGGAGTTCCGGGCATCGCATCCCGAGGTTGGATGGCGTCCGATTGCTCAGATGCGCGACCGTCTGATCTACGGGTACTTTGGGGTGGATTATCAGCTCGTATGGGACGTGGTGCGCGAGAAACTTCCAGAACTGGAACGTAGCATTCAGCGGATCATTGATTCACAGCAAGCCTAA
- a CDS encoding uracil-DNA glycosylase — protein MRSLTVLNKTITECTACPRLVVYREAIARQKRKQYRDWTYWGRPVPGFGDPGARLYILGLAPAAHGGNRTGRIFTGDRSGDWLYDALYRHGFANQAASQYRDDGLSLTDCYIGAPVRCAPPDNKPTPDEFERCGRFLQEEVYLLKNHRVVIALGKIAFDHYLKICRTQGRATPTPVPKFGHGVVYRLPWGVTLLGSYHPSQQNTFTGKLTRSMFHAVFRRARKEIGLSRNRVDRL, from the coding sequence ATGAGATCCCTGACAGTTCTGAACAAGACTATCACCGAATGCACGGCCTGTCCCCGGTTGGTTGTCTATCGAGAGGCGATTGCACGGCAGAAACGGAAACAATATCGTGATTGGACCTACTGGGGGCGGCCGGTTCCCGGCTTCGGAGATCCCGGCGCGCGGCTCTATATACTTGGGCTCGCCCCAGCGGCACACGGAGGGAATCGAACCGGGCGTATCTTCACTGGTGATCGAAGCGGTGATTGGCTGTATGACGCATTGTATCGGCATGGATTCGCCAACCAGGCTGCATCCCAATACAGAGACGACGGCTTATCGTTGACGGATTGTTACATCGGAGCGCCCGTGCGGTGCGCACCGCCGGATAACAAACCGACGCCGGATGAGTTTGAACGCTGCGGTCGATTCTTGCAGGAGGAGGTGTATCTCCTGAAGAATCACCGCGTGGTGATTGCTCTGGGAAAGATCGCCTTCGATCATTATCTCAAGATCTGCCGGACCCAGGGGCGTGCCACGCCGACGCCGGTCCCCAAATTTGGCCATGGTGTCGTCTATCGCTTACCCTGGGGTGTGACGCTGCTGGGTTCCTATCATCCCAGCCAACAAAACACGTTTACCGGGAAATTGACTCGCTCGATGTTTCACGCAGTGTTTCGGAGGGCGAGAAAAGAAATTGGGTTATCGCGTAATCGAGTGGATCGATTGTGA
- the argF gene encoding ornithine carbamoyltransferase: protein MAVPARQKINGGGYAKDLLDVATMPRQQVFDLLRLATSLKKKQRQGTPHRLLHGKTLGLLFQKPSTRTRVSFEAGMNQLGGHALVLPMSDIQLSRGETVSDTARVLSRYLDGIVIRTYDHSIVEEWAAEATMPVINGLTDHSHPCQALSDLMTIQEIKGRLKGLSLAYIGDGNNVANSLIEAGTKVGLRVVIGCPSGYQPDQRVIDRARMEGQTTGTSIEVFENPLVAVKEADVVYTDVWISMGREREQARRLRTLAPYQLNKRLLQRAKSDAIVMHCLPAHRGEEITAEVLDGAQSVVIDQAENRLHMQKAILTQLLSRKKHTR from the coding sequence ATGGCCGTGCCAGCCCGACAAAAAATCAACGGCGGGGGCTATGCCAAGGACCTGCTCGACGTCGCGACGATGCCGAGGCAACAGGTATTCGACTTGCTGCGTTTGGCGACCTCTCTGAAGAAGAAGCAGCGCCAGGGCACTCCACATCGGTTGCTGCACGGGAAGACCTTAGGGCTGCTGTTTCAAAAGCCGTCGACAAGGACCCGCGTGTCGTTCGAGGCAGGGATGAACCAACTCGGCGGCCATGCACTGGTCCTTCCCATGAGCGACATCCAACTCTCGCGCGGTGAGACGGTCTCGGACACGGCGCGCGTCCTGTCTCGCTACCTGGACGGGATCGTGATCCGAACCTATGACCATTCCATCGTCGAAGAATGGGCGGCAGAAGCCACGATGCCGGTGATCAACGGGCTGACCGACCATAGCCATCCTTGTCAGGCCTTGTCCGATTTGATGACGATTCAGGAGATCAAGGGCCGGCTCAAAGGACTCAGCCTCGCGTATATCGGCGATGGAAACAACGTGGCCAACTCGCTCATCGAAGCGGGAACGAAGGTGGGCCTGCGCGTCGTGATCGGCTGTCCGTCCGGCTATCAGCCGGATCAGCGGGTGATCGACCGTGCCCGAATGGAAGGCCAAACCACCGGCACCTCCATCGAAGTGTTTGAGAATCCCCTGGTCGCCGTGAAAGAGGCGGATGTGGTGTATACCGACGTGTGGATCAGCATGGGACGCGAGCGGGAGCAGGCTCGACGATTACGAACGCTCGCTCCCTACCAGCTGAACAAACGGCTGCTCCAACGGGCGAAATCCGACGCCATCGTCATGCATTGTTTGCCGGCTCATCGAGGAGAAGAGATTACGGCGGAAGTGCTGGACGGCGCACAGTCCGTCGTCATCGATCAGGCGGAAAATCGCCTCCACATGCAAAAGGCGATTCTGACCCAGCTGCTCAGCCGGAAGAAACATACCAGATAG
- the argH gene encoding argininosuccinate lyase, translated as MARRRHHPKSAGSGGKAWAGRFREQTDPLVEAFTKSVTIDSRLYGEDIAGSIGHCKTLEKARILTRAETRAIVRGLESVKREFDRGQFVFSSQDEDIHMAIERRLTEMIGPLGGKLHTGRSRNDQVALDIRLYLRTRLDELNERLAGFQRVLVAKAGANRSLIMPGYTHLQRAQPVLFAHHLLAYVEMFERDKGRLRDARGRLNVMPLGSGALAGTNYPVNRRYTAELLGFPAITQNSMDAVSDRDFMIETASALSIVMMHLSRLSEELIVWASQEFRFVDLPDAFCTGSSMMPQKKNPDVPELVRGKTGRVYGHLVNLLTLLKALPLSYNRDLQEDKAALFDALDTVTASLQVMTELMRRLKVSGETMKRALQGGGLLATELADYLVMRGVPFREAHGITGRIVRAALDQGRDVTDLSLEELRVFCERIDKSVFSWLTPVAAIDHKGQIGATARERVERRIKDLERSLS; from the coding sequence ATGGCCAGGCGGAGGCACCATCCGAAGTCGGCCGGCAGCGGAGGGAAGGCCTGGGCCGGCCGGTTTCGAGAGCAGACCGATCCATTGGTCGAAGCGTTTACCAAGTCCGTGACGATCGACAGTCGTCTGTATGGCGAGGATATCGCCGGGAGCATCGGCCATTGTAAGACACTCGAAAAGGCTCGGATCCTCACGCGGGCGGAAACGCGCGCCATCGTCCGTGGGTTGGAATCAGTCAAACGCGAGTTCGATCGCGGACAATTCGTCTTCTCATCTCAAGACGAAGACATACACATGGCCATCGAGCGGCGATTGACCGAAATGATCGGCCCGCTGGGGGGCAAATTGCACACGGGCCGTAGCCGGAATGATCAAGTGGCCCTGGATATTCGGCTGTATTTGCGTACTCGGCTGGACGAGCTGAATGAGCGATTGGCCGGATTTCAACGCGTGCTGGTTGCAAAGGCCGGTGCAAACCGCTCACTGATAATGCCCGGGTATACCCACCTGCAACGGGCTCAGCCGGTTCTGTTTGCGCATCACTTGCTGGCGTACGTGGAGATGTTCGAACGGGACAAGGGCCGACTCCGTGATGCAAGAGGCCGACTCAATGTCATGCCGCTCGGGTCCGGTGCCTTGGCCGGTACGAACTACCCGGTGAACCGACGATACACGGCTGAACTGCTGGGGTTTCCTGCCATCACTCAGAACAGCATGGATGCGGTTTCCGACCGCGATTTCATGATTGAAACGGCATCGGCCCTCTCAATTGTGATGATGCATTTGTCACGGCTGAGCGAGGAGTTGATCGTATGGGCATCGCAAGAATTTCGCTTCGTCGATCTGCCGGACGCATTCTGTACCGGAAGCAGCATGATGCCGCAGAAAAAGAACCCCGACGTCCCCGAACTGGTCCGAGGAAAAACCGGACGCGTATACGGTCACCTCGTCAATCTGCTGACCCTGCTCAAGGCTCTGCCGTTGAGTTATAATCGGGATTTGCAAGAAGACAAGGCTGCCCTCTTCGATGCCCTTGATACGGTAACGGCATCTCTCCAAGTGATGACGGAATTAATGCGCCGACTGAAGGTCAGCGGAGAGACCATGAAGCGGGCGTTGCAGGGAGGAGGACTGCTGGCCACGGAACTGGCCGACTACTTGGTCATGCGAGGCGTGCCTTTTCGAGAAGCTCATGGGATCACTGGACGAATCGTCCGGGCCGCGCTCGATCAAGGGCGTGACGTCACGGATTTGTCACTTGAGGAACTTCGGGTATTTTGTGAACGGATCGACAAGAGCGTGTTTTCTTGGTTGACTCCCGTAGCGGCAATCGATCACAAGGGACAAATCGGGGCGACAGCGCGGGAACGAGTTGAGCGGCGAATTAAAGACCTCGAAAGGTCACTGTCATGA